One stretch of Actinomycetes bacterium DNA includes these proteins:
- a CDS encoding glycosyltransferase family 2 protein → AILHTLDPTPSRLVEVSVLVAANLTATLVRFLLFRAWVFRSAPASSRAVPMPATNRPDGVPILAIADAADPAPIKES, encoded by the coding sequence GCGATCCTGCACACCCTCGACCCCACGCCCTCGCGGCTGGTCGAGGTGAGCGTCCTGGTGGCCGCCAACCTCACCGCGACGCTCGTGCGTTTCCTGCTCTTCCGGGCCTGGGTCTTCCGGTCGGCGCCGGCGTCCTCGCGAGCGGTACCCATGCCCGCCACGAACCGACCCGACGGCGTCCCCATCCTCGCCATCGCCGACGCCGCCGACCCAGCACCGATCAAGGAGTCCTGA
- a CDS encoding glycosyltransferase family 39 protein, whose protein sequence is MRGRPEDPAWVRPALFGLLLATGVLYVWDLGASGWANSFYSAAVQAGTKSWKAFFFGSSDASNFITVDKPPASLWVMEVSARLFGLNSWSILVPQALEGVAAVGLLYAAVRRWFSPAAGLIAGAVMALTPVAVLMFRFNNPDALLVLLLVAAAYAVTRALEHGSTRWLVLASVLVGTGFITKMLQAFLVVPAFALVFLLAAPTSMWARIRSLLAAGVALVVASGWWVAVVSLWPASSRPYIGGSQHNSVLELILGYNGFGRLTGNETGSVVGGRGGFGGNGGGMWGATGITRLFGSEMGGQVAWLIPAALILGAYVLWVTRRARRTSRTRAAVLLWGGWLVVTGLTFSYMKGIVHPYYNVALAPAIGALVGIGAATIWKLRQWTSARLVGSAAILATAWLSYELLARTPNWHPALRTFVLVFGALSALGLAVGPALPRLTGVAAGTALVVGLAGPAAYALDTATTPHSGSIPSAGPSGQGFGFGRAGGPGGFGQRFTPGGQGGQAGGSPSFRFGPGGGATGQGGVGQGGAAPGGRTGTRVGGPGGLLDAGTPSSALVALLRAGASDYRWAAAAVGSNTAAGIQLGSGEPVMAIGGFNGSDPAPTLQQFESWVAAHKIHYFIASGGGFGTQLGGSNVSSEITSWVEQNFTAQTVGGTTVYDLSSGATTG, encoded by the coding sequence GTGCGTGGTCGACCCGAGGACCCCGCGTGGGTCCGGCCCGCGCTGTTCGGCCTGCTGCTGGCCACCGGCGTGCTCTACGTCTGGGACCTCGGCGCGTCGGGCTGGGCGAACTCGTTCTACTCCGCGGCCGTGCAGGCCGGGACCAAGAGCTGGAAGGCCTTCTTCTTCGGCTCCTCGGACGCCTCGAACTTCATCACGGTCGACAAGCCGCCGGCGTCCCTGTGGGTCATGGAGGTCTCGGCCCGCCTCTTCGGCCTCAACTCCTGGAGCATCCTGGTGCCGCAGGCCCTCGAGGGCGTCGCCGCCGTCGGCCTGCTCTACGCGGCGGTGCGTCGCTGGTTCTCGCCCGCCGCCGGGCTCATCGCCGGCGCGGTGATGGCGCTCACCCCGGTGGCCGTGCTGATGTTCCGGTTCAACAACCCGGACGCCCTGCTCGTCCTGCTGCTGGTGGCCGCCGCGTACGCCGTGACGCGCGCGCTCGAGCACGGCAGCACCCGCTGGCTCGTGCTCGCCTCAGTGCTCGTCGGCACGGGCTTCATCACCAAGATGCTGCAGGCGTTCCTGGTCGTGCCGGCCTTCGCGCTGGTCTTCCTGCTGGCCGCGCCGACCTCGATGTGGGCGCGCATCCGGTCCCTGCTCGCCGCGGGAGTCGCGCTGGTCGTGGCCTCGGGCTGGTGGGTGGCCGTCGTCTCGCTGTGGCCGGCCTCGAGCCGCCCGTACATCGGCGGGTCGCAGCACAACAGCGTCCTCGAGCTCATCCTCGGCTACAACGGCTTCGGCCGGCTCACCGGCAACGAGACCGGGAGCGTGGTCGGCGGGCGCGGCGGCTTCGGCGGCAACGGCGGCGGGATGTGGGGCGCCACCGGCATCACCCGGCTCTTCGGCTCCGAGATGGGCGGGCAGGTGGCATGGCTGATCCCGGCCGCGCTGATCCTGGGGGCGTACGTGCTGTGGGTCACCCGGCGTGCCCGGCGGACCAGCCGTACGCGCGCCGCCGTGCTGCTGTGGGGCGGCTGGCTGGTCGTGACCGGGCTGACCTTCAGCTACATGAAGGGCATCGTGCACCCGTACTACAACGTCGCCCTCGCCCCGGCGATCGGCGCGCTCGTCGGCATCGGCGCCGCGACGATCTGGAAGCTCCGCCAGTGGACCTCGGCCCGGCTGGTCGGCTCGGCGGCGATCCTGGCGACGGCGTGGCTGTCCTACGAGCTGCTCGCGCGGACCCCGAACTGGCACCCGGCGCTGCGCACGTTCGTGCTGGTCTTCGGCGCGCTGTCGGCCCTCGGCCTCGCCGTGGGTCCCGCGCTGCCGCGCCTGACCGGGGTCGCCGCCGGCACCGCCCTCGTCGTGGGGCTCGCCGGCCCGGCCGCGTACGCCCTGGACACCGCCACCACCCCGCACAGCGGGTCCATCCCCTCGGCCGGACCGTCCGGCCAGGGGTTCGGCTTCGGCCGCGCCGGCGGGCCCGGCGGGTTCGGTCAGCGCTTCACCCCGGGCGGGCAGGGCGGCCAGGCGGGCGGATCGCCGTCCTTCCGCTTTGGCCCGGGGGGCGGCGCGACCGGCCAGGGCGGAGTGGGCCAGGGCGGGGCCGCGCCGGGCGGTCGGACCGGAACGCGCGTCGGCGGCCCCGGTGGGCTACTCGACGCGGGGACGCCCAGCTCCGCTCTGGTCGCCTTGCTGCGGGCAGGCGCCTCGGACTACCGCTGGGCTGCCGCCGCCGTCGGGTCGAACACCGCGGCGGGGATCCAGCTGGGCAGCGGTGAGCCGGTCATGGCGATCGGCGGCTTCAACGGCAGCGACCCGGCGCCGACCCTGCAGCAGTTCGAGTCCTGGGTCGCGGCGCACAAGATCCACTACTTCATCGCCTCCGGCGGCGGGTTCGGCACCCAGCTCGGCGGGAGCAACGTGAGCAGCGAGATCACCAGCTGGGTGGAGCAGAACTTCACCGCCCAGACCGTCGGCGGGACGACCGTCTACGACCTGTCCTCTGGCGCCACCACCGGCTGA